From Nitrobacter sp. NHB1, a single genomic window includes:
- a CDS encoding efflux RND transporter permease subunit, which produces MKRFNLSAWAVSHPALILFLIVALGVAGFFSYENLGRAEDPSFTVKVVNVSVMWPGATAEEMQTQVADPIEKKLQELPYFDKVQTYSKPAFTAMQVSFRDSAPPKQVPYLFYMLRKKLADAQGSLPAGIIGPVVNDEFSDVDSILYTLTGDGADYRQLKKVAEGLRQRLLRVDGVTKVNLYGTQDERIYVEFSHAKLATLGIAPQAIFDSLAKQNAVTPAGTVETSSQRVALRVTGALDGARAVAETPVESNGRVFRLGDIATVTHGFVDPPTFKVRQEGKPALGIGVVTAKGANILKLGEDVTRATDEFMQAVPQGINIERIADQPKVVEHAVGEFVHSFIEALAIVLFVSFVALGWRTGIVVALSVPLVLGIVFIVMNAMSLDLHRITLGALIIALGLLVDDAIIAVEMMVVKMEQGWDRFRAASFAWESTAFPMLTGTLVTAAGFLPIGFANSAVGEYAGGIFWVVAIALVASWFVAVIFTPYIGVKLLPDIKVGHNHDPHAIYETRPYRALRAVIQWCVNHRIKVVAATAGIFVAAVVGFGHVQQQFFPLSERPELFLQLRLPEGTAFGVTEKSVKEAEKLLKNDNDIATYTAYVGQGSPRFWLGLNPQLPNESFAEIVIVAKNVEARERIKARIEKAVDDGALTEARVRVDRFNFGPPVGFPVQFRVIGPDPKVVRDIAYKVRDVVRANPNVKDPNLDWNEQTPYLKLVVDQDRARALGLTPQDVSQALAMLISGVPVTTVRDGIEKVGVVARAIPSERLDLAGVGDLTVTSRNGVAVPLSQVAKIEYAHEEPILWRRNRDMAITVRGDVVDGVQAPDVTNQIWPKLQEIRDHLQPAYRIEAGGAFEESAKGNASIFVLFPLMAVVMLTLLMIQLQSFSRLALVFLTAPLGIVGASLGLNVANQPFGFVALLGLIALAGMIMRNAVILVDQIEADVAHGLTRGEAIVEATVRRARPVVLTALAAILAMIPLSRSAFWGPMAITIMGGLFVATFLTLLYLPGLYALWFRKSLNERGGESEQAGPVPHETQLAFPLAQAAE; this is translated from the coding sequence ATGAAGCGCTTCAACCTGTCGGCCTGGGCGGTGAGCCATCCGGCGCTGATCTTGTTCCTGATCGTCGCGCTCGGCGTTGCCGGCTTCTTCTCCTACGAGAATCTTGGCCGGGCGGAGGATCCCTCTTTCACGGTCAAGGTGGTGAACGTTTCGGTGATGTGGCCCGGTGCGACCGCGGAGGAAATGCAGACCCAGGTCGCCGACCCCATCGAGAAGAAGCTGCAGGAACTGCCGTATTTCGACAAGGTGCAGACCTATTCCAAGCCGGCGTTCACGGCGATGCAGGTGTCCTTCCGCGACTCCGCCCCGCCCAAGCAGGTGCCCTATCTGTTCTATATGCTGCGCAAGAAGCTTGCCGATGCGCAGGGCAGCCTCCCGGCCGGAATCATCGGGCCGGTGGTCAACGACGAGTTCAGCGACGTCGATTCCATTCTTTATACGCTGACCGGCGACGGCGCGGATTACCGGCAGTTGAAAAAGGTCGCCGAAGGTCTGCGCCAGCGGCTGTTGAGGGTGGACGGCGTCACCAAGGTCAACCTCTACGGCACCCAGGACGAGCGCATCTACGTCGAGTTCTCCCACGCCAAGCTGGCGACGCTGGGCATCGCGCCGCAGGCGATCTTCGATTCGCTTGCAAAACAGAACGCGGTGACGCCGGCCGGCACCGTCGAAACCTCGTCGCAGCGGGTGGCGCTGCGCGTCACCGGCGCGCTCGATGGCGCCAGGGCGGTGGCGGAGACGCCGGTCGAAAGCAACGGGCGTGTGTTTCGCCTCGGCGATATTGCGACCGTCACCCACGGCTTCGTCGATCCGCCGACATTCAAGGTGCGGCAGGAGGGCAAGCCGGCGCTCGGCATCGGCGTCGTGACCGCGAAGGGCGCCAACATTCTCAAGCTCGGCGAGGACGTCACCAGGGCCACCGACGAGTTCATGCAGGCGGTGCCGCAGGGCATCAACATCGAGCGCATCGCCGATCAGCCGAAAGTGGTCGAGCACGCGGTCGGCGAGTTCGTGCATTCCTTCATCGAGGCGCTGGCAATCGTGCTGTTCGTCAGCTTCGTCGCATTGGGCTGGCGCACCGGAATCGTGGTGGCGCTATCGGTGCCGCTGGTGCTCGGCATCGTCTTCATCGTCATGAATGCGATGTCGCTCGACCTCCATCGCATCACGCTCGGCGCGCTAATCATCGCGCTCGGCCTTCTGGTCGACGACGCCATCATCGCGGTCGAGATGATGGTGGTGAAGATGGAGCAGGGCTGGGACCGGTTTCGCGCCGCGTCCTTCGCCTGGGAGTCCACCGCATTTCCGATGCTGACCGGCACGCTGGTGACGGCGGCCGGCTTCCTGCCGATCGGCTTCGCCAATTCGGCCGTGGGCGAATATGCCGGCGGCATCTTCTGGGTCGTGGCGATCGCGCTGGTCGCGTCCTGGTTCGTCGCGGTGATCTTCACGCCCTACATCGGCGTCAAGCTGCTGCCTGACATCAAGGTCGGCCACAACCACGATCCGCACGCGATCTACGAGACGCGACCCTATCGAGCCTTGCGCGCTGTGATCCAATGGTGCGTCAACCACCGCATCAAGGTGGTGGCGGCAACCGCCGGCATCTTCGTTGCCGCCGTCGTCGGCTTCGGTCATGTGCAGCAGCAGTTCTTCCCGCTGTCGGAGCGGCCCGAACTGTTTCTGCAACTGCGGCTGCCGGAAGGTACGGCGTTCGGCGTCACCGAGAAGTCGGTGAAAGAGGCCGAAAAGCTCCTGAAGAACGATAACGACATCGCCACCTACACCGCCTATGTCGGCCAGGGCTCGCCGCGCTTCTGGCTCGGGCTCAACCCGCAACTGCCGAACGAGTCCTTCGCCGAGATCGTGATCGTGGCGAAGAACGTCGAGGCGCGCGAGCGCATCAAGGCTCGAATCGAGAAGGCGGTCGATGACGGCGCGCTAACCGAGGCGCGGGTCCGGGTCGACCGCTTCAACTTCGGTCCGCCGGTCGGCTTCCCCGTTCAATTCCGGGTGATCGGTCCCGATCCCAAGGTGGTGCGTGACATCGCCTACAAGGTGCGCGACGTGGTGCGCGCCAATCCCAACGTGAAGGATCCGAACCTCGACTGGAACGAACAGACGCCGTATCTCAAGCTCGTGGTCGATCAGGATCGCGCCCGTGCGCTGGGACTGACGCCGCAGGATGTCTCGCAGGCGCTCGCCATGCTGATTTCGGGCGTGCCGGTGACGACGGTCCGCGACGGCATCGAGAAGGTCGGTGTCGTCGCGCGTGCAATTCCGTCGGAACGTCTCGACCTCGCCGGTGTCGGCGATCTCACCGTGACGTCGCGCAACGGCGTCGCGGTGCCGCTGTCGCAGGTCGCGAAGATCGAATACGCCCACGAGGAGCCGATCCTGTGGCGACGCAACCGCGACATGGCGATCACGGTGCGCGGCGACGTGGTCGACGGCGTGCAGGCGCCCGACGTTACCAACCAGATCTGGCCGAAATTGCAGGAGATTCGCGACCACCTGCAGCCGGCCTACCGGATCGAGGCAGGCGGCGCGTTCGAGGAGTCCGCCAAGGGCAATGCGTCGATCTTCGTGCTGTTTCCGCTCATGGCCGTCGTGATGCTGACGCTGCTGATGATCCAGTTGCAGAGTTTTTCGCGGCTCGCGCTGGTGTTCCTGACGGCGCCGCTCGGCATCGTCGGCGCTTCGCTCGGCCTCAACGTCGCGAACCAGCCGTTCGGTTTCGTGGCGCTGCTCGGCCTGATCGCGCTGGCCGGCATGATCATGCGCAACGCGGTCATTCTGGTGGATCAGATCGAGGCCGACGTCGCGCACGGCCTGACCCGGGGCGAGGCGATCGTCGAAGCGACGGTGCGCCGCGCGCGGCCGGTGGTGCTGACGGCACTGGCCGCGATCCTTGCGATGATCCCGCTGTCGCGCTCGGCGTTCTGGGGACCGATGGCGATCACCATCATGGGCGGGTTGTTCGTTGCAACCTTCCTGACCCTATTGTATCTGCCGGGTCTCTACGCGCTGTGGTTCAGGAAAAGCCTCAATGAGCGCGGCGGCGAGTCAGAGCAGGCCGGGCCGGTGCCGCACGAAACGCAGCTCGCTTTTCCGCTTGCCCAGGCCGCGGAATAA
- a CDS encoding acetyl-CoA C-acetyltransferase, whose product MVRPVYIIDGSRTPFLKARGGPGPFTPVDLAVQCGRPLLARQPFAPDAFDQVILGCVNVIADEMNPARVAALRLGMGEAMVAFTVQINCGSGMQSMDTGYRYIRDGNANLILTGGAEALSHAPLVWPQQGVRWFAGVAGAKDIVAKIKAIAKARPSYFKPIIGLERGLTDPITELNMGQTAEVVGHLFGITREQSDAYAVESHKRLAKAQAEGWLKGELETAFARDGKFYDHDDGVRPESSMETLAKLKPVFERPWGQVTAGNSSQITDGACWTILASEDAVIKHGLKPKAMIIDSQWSALDPSIMGIGPVLSSTELLKRNKLSLHDIETWELNEAFATQVLGCLAAWEDEKFCREVLDLDGAAGMVDRARLNVDGGAVSLGHPVGTSGNRIVLHLVNAMKRLGTRRGIASECIGGGQGGAMLIEMV is encoded by the coding sequence ATGGTGCGTCCGGTCTATATCATCGACGGCAGCCGAACCCCCTTCCTGAAAGCGCGCGGCGGTCCGGGGCCGTTCACGCCGGTCGATCTGGCGGTGCAATGCGGGCGGCCGTTGCTGGCGCGGCAGCCGTTCGCGCCCGACGCGTTCGATCAGGTCATCCTCGGCTGCGTCAACGTCATTGCCGACGAGATGAACCCGGCCCGCGTCGCCGCGCTGCGGCTCGGCATGGGCGAGGCAATGGTGGCGTTCACGGTGCAGATCAACTGCGGCTCCGGCATGCAGTCGATGGACACCGGCTACCGCTATATCCGAGACGGCAACGCCAACCTGATCCTGACGGGCGGCGCCGAGGCGCTGAGCCATGCGCCACTGGTGTGGCCGCAGCAGGGCGTGCGCTGGTTCGCAGGCGTCGCCGGCGCCAAGGACATTGTTGCGAAAATCAAGGCGATCGCGAAAGCGCGGCCATCCTATTTCAAGCCGATCATCGGGCTTGAGCGCGGGCTGACCGACCCGATCACCGAACTCAATATGGGCCAGACCGCCGAGGTGGTCGGCCATCTTTTCGGCATCACCCGCGAACAGTCAGACGCCTACGCGGTCGAAAGCCACAAGCGGCTTGCGAAGGCGCAGGCCGAAGGCTGGCTCAAAGGCGAACTGGAAACCGCGTTCGCGCGCGACGGAAAATTCTACGATCACGACGACGGTGTGCGCCCGGAGTCCTCGATGGAGACGCTGGCGAAGCTGAAGCCGGTGTTCGAGCGGCCGTGGGGCCAGGTCACCGCGGGGAATTCGTCGCAGATCACCGACGGCGCCTGCTGGACCATTCTCGCGTCGGAGGATGCCGTCATCAAACACGGCCTCAAGCCGAAGGCGATGATTATCGACAGCCAGTGGTCGGCGCTCGATCCCTCGATCATGGGGATCGGCCCGGTGCTCTCGTCGACCGAACTGTTGAAACGCAACAAGCTGTCGCTCCACGACATCGAAACCTGGGAGCTTAACGAAGCCTTCGCCACGCAGGTGCTCGGCTGCCTTGCCGCGTGGGAGGACGAGAAATTCTGCCGCGAAGTGCTCGACCTCGATGGTGCGGCCGGCATGGTCGACCGCGCCAGACTCAACGTCGATGGCGGCGCGGTGAGCCTCGGTCATCCCGTCGGCACTTCGGGCAACCGCATCGTGCTGCACCTCGTCAATGCCATGAAGCGGCTCGGCACCAGGCGCGGCATCGCCAGCGAATGCATCGGTGGCGGACAGGGCGGTGCCATGCTGATCGAGATGGTGTGA
- a CDS encoding acyl-CoA thioesterase, translating to MTDATAVHAPPNTETVPLGELCTRTLAMPADTNQNGDIFGGWLLSQMDIGGGIFASKLAKSRTVTVAIDAMNFRKPVYVGDLVSVHATLVRIGRTSVTVHLEAWVMRRKEMQFILVTDGKFTYVAIDDQGNPREVPPRQVPQDDRPVSA from the coding sequence ATGACCGACGCAACGGCCGTTCACGCCCCGCCGAACACCGAGACCGTGCCGCTCGGCGAACTTTGCACGCGCACGCTGGCGATGCCCGCGGACACCAACCAGAACGGCGACATCTTCGGCGGTTGGCTGCTCAGCCAGATGGACATCGGCGGCGGCATCTTCGCATCCAAGCTTGCGAAGTCGCGCACCGTGACGGTTGCGATCGACGCCATGAATTTCCGCAAGCCGGTCTATGTCGGCGATCTCGTCTCCGTTCACGCCACGCTGGTCCGCATCGGCAGGACCTCGGTCACGGTGCATCTGGAAGCCTGGGTGATGCGCCGCAAGGAGATGCAGTTCATCCTCGTCACCGACGGCAAGTTCACCTACGTCGCGATCGACGATCAGGGCAACCCGCGGGAGGTCCCGCCGCGGCAAGTCCCGCAGGACGACCGGCCGGTTTCGGCGTAG
- a CDS encoding acyl-CoA dehydrogenase, translating to MSFRRDVISKLIFSWARRVLPSMSDTEREALEAGDVWWDADLFTGNPDWTKLLATSSATLTAEEEAFLNGPVDELCAMLDDWKINWEWRDLPPEVWSFIKQKKIFGMIIPTEYGGLGFSPYAHSEVVRKISSRSLAAAVTVMVPNSLGPGELLMRFGTRDQQGKWLPRLADGRDVPCFGLTSPEAGSDAAAMVDSGIICKGMFEGREVIGLRLNWHKRYITLGPVATLLGLAFKAYDPDHLVGSQEDLGITVALIPTDLPGVSIGRRHLPAMQVFQNGPNWGKDVFIPLDYVIGGRERLGQGWKMLMTALAAGRGISLPSLSAAGAAFAARTTGAYARVREQFGIPIGKFEGIEEPLARIAATAYLIDAARRLTCAALNEGHHPAVISGIMKLHATERLRAVIDDAMDIHGGKAVIDGPQNYLGNLYRGVPVSITVEGANILTRNLIIFGQGAIRAHPFLLQEMNALNDTDKARGLDTFDKAFWVHIAHSFTTLFRAWGRSWSGGTFAPAPENAGAVTGFYRQLSRYSSAFALCADMALLTLGGKLKRKEMLSARFGDILSELYLLSAVLKRWHDEGRQEVDLPAVEWCMATGFRTIEQRFADILANLPNRSVAFMLKFMIQPLGAQARGPSDAVVHACAQLVLEPSVVRDRLTSGLSQVDDDSSPALLEKAFLLVTAAEDVFRRMRAARLHDADEAVKQGVITPVEAEQYKAAHEAVVRVVEVDDFAPEALSAIYKKPAGVHQFVPELSETRAVG from the coding sequence ATGAGTTTTCGCCGTGACGTGATCTCCAAGCTGATCTTCTCCTGGGCGCGCCGCGTGCTGCCGTCGATGTCGGATACCGAGCGCGAGGCGCTGGAGGCCGGCGACGTCTGGTGGGACGCCGACCTGTTCACCGGCAATCCGGACTGGACCAAGCTGTTGGCGACCTCGTCGGCGACTTTGACCGCGGAGGAAGAGGCGTTCCTCAACGGCCCGGTGGACGAACTCTGCGCCATGCTCGACGACTGGAAGATCAATTGGGAATGGCGCGACCTGCCGCCCGAGGTCTGGAGTTTCATCAAGCAGAAAAAAATCTTCGGCATGATCATTCCGACCGAGTACGGCGGACTCGGCTTCTCGCCCTATGCGCATTCGGAAGTGGTGCGCAAGATTTCGTCGCGCTCGCTGGCCGCCGCGGTCACGGTGATGGTGCCGAATTCGCTCGGCCCCGGCGAATTGCTGATGCGCTTCGGCACCAGGGACCAGCAGGGGAAATGGCTGCCGCGCCTCGCCGACGGCCGCGACGTTCCGTGCTTCGGCCTGACTAGTCCGGAAGCCGGCTCCGACGCCGCGGCGATGGTCGACAGCGGCATCATCTGCAAGGGCATGTTCGAGGGCCGCGAAGTGATCGGGCTCAGGCTCAACTGGCACAAGCGCTACATCACGCTTGGCCCGGTGGCGACGCTGCTCGGCCTCGCCTTCAAGGCCTACGACCCGGATCATCTGGTCGGCTCGCAGGAGGACCTCGGCATCACCGTGGCGCTGATCCCGACCGATCTGCCGGGGGTGTCGATCGGCCGTCGCCACCTGCCGGCGATGCAGGTGTTCCAGAACGGTCCGAACTGGGGCAAGGACGTCTTCATCCCGCTCGACTACGTCATCGGTGGACGGGAGCGTCTGGGTCAGGGCTGGAAGATGCTGATGACGGCGCTGGCCGCCGGGCGCGGCATCTCGCTGCCCTCGTTGTCGGCGGCGGGCGCGGCCTTCGCGGCACGCACCACAGGCGCCTATGCCCGCGTCCGCGAGCAGTTCGGCATTCCGATCGGCAAGTTCGAGGGCATCGAGGAGCCGCTGGCGCGGATCGCCGCCACCGCCTATCTGATCGACGCGGCGCGGCGGCTGACCTGCGCCGCGCTCAACGAGGGCCACCATCCCGCCGTCATTTCCGGCATCATGAAGCTGCACGCCACCGAGCGGCTGCGCGCCGTGATCGATGACGCCATGGACATCCATGGCGGCAAGGCCGTGATCGACGGACCGCAAAATTACCTCGGCAATCTCTATCGCGGGGTGCCGGTCTCGATCACGGTCGAAGGCGCCAACATTTTGACGCGCAACCTCATCATCTTCGGGCAGGGCGCGATCCGCGCGCATCCCTTTCTGCTGCAGGAGATGAATGCGCTCAACGACACCGACAAGGCGAGGGGCCTCGATACCTTCGACAAGGCGTTCTGGGTTCATATCGCCCACAGCTTCACCACGCTGTTCCGCGCCTGGGGCAGAAGCTGGAGCGGCGGGACGTTCGCGCCCGCGCCGGAGAATGCGGGCGCGGTGACCGGCTTCTACCGTCAGCTCTCGCGCTATTCGTCGGCCTTCGCATTGTGCGCCGACATGGCGCTCCTGACGCTCGGCGGCAAGCTGAAGCGCAAGGAGATGCTGTCGGCGCGGTTTGGCGACATTCTCTCCGAATTGTATCTGTTGTCGGCCGTCCTCAAGCGCTGGCACGACGAGGGCCGTCAGGAGGTCGATCTCCCGGCGGTCGAATGGTGCATGGCGACCGGTTTCCGCACCATCGAGCAGCGGTTTGCGGATATCCTGGCGAACCTGCCGAACCGCTCCGTCGCGTTCATGCTCAAATTCATGATCCAGCCGCTGGGCGCGCAGGCGCGCGGGCCGAGCGACGCGGTCGTCCATGCCTGCGCGCAGCTGGTGCTGGAGCCCTCTGTCGTGCGCGACCGGCTGACGTCGGGACTCTCGCAGGTCGATGATGACAGTAGCCCGGCGCTGCTGGAAAAGGCGTTTCTGCTGGTGACCGCCGCCGAGGACGTGTTCAGGCGGATGCGCGCGGCGCGTCTGCACGATGCGGATGAGGCGGTGAAGCAGGGCGTCATCACCCCGGTCGAAGCCGAGCAATACAAGGCGGCGCACGAGGCGGTGGTCCGCGTCGTCGAGGTCGACGACTTCGCGCCGGAGGCACTGTCCGCGATTTACAAGAAGCCCGCCGGTGTGCATCAGTTCGTGCCGGAGTTGAGTGAGACGAGGGCGGTGGGCTGA
- a CDS encoding 3-hydroxyacyl-CoA dehydrogenase NAD-binding domain-containing protein has product MDSKVLDVLKDRVLELGPKPDASGPYRNFKLTRDADGVAWVLFDRADSSANTLSSEVMEEFGAIVSVLESQPPVGVVIRSAKTSGFIAGADVNEFRGAADPGEVETTIGRAHGIIDRLEALKIPSVAVIHGFCLGGGLELALACRTRIAIDNARFGFPEVMLGLHPGLGGTARFTRLVNPMQAMTLMLTGKTVDARKARALGLVDAVTQERHVRNAVKDVVAGRLKRGGPSALNRLLNVGPVRGFLSKRMRQEAEKAAPQEHYPAPYALIDLWEKHGGSKAAMLAAEKRSFAGLMVTSTAQNLIRVFFLREQMKKLAGGGNVVKHLHVIGAGAMGGDIAAWCAHQDIRVTLADMKPEPIAGAMKRASGLYGKIARKRTGIRDALDRLMPDLNGEGVRNADLIIEAVPEKLDLKQKVYAGIEPRMKPGAILATNTSSIPLQELRTTLQHPERLVGLHFFNPVSRLQLVEVVSHDAADPQVLKEAMAFVGAIDRLPLPVQSSSGFLVNRALTPYMLEAMVMLDEKIDKTVIDAAAEKFGMPMGPIELADQVGLDICLAVGDELRSKFGEALPQPPDWLREKVTKGELGRKTGKGFYTWRDGKADKGTASRSQVTPEMIDRLVLPMSNVCVACLREGIVDDPDLVDGAMIFGTGYAPFRGGPLNYARTRGAENVAANLRALAEKFGVRFAPDPGWDTFK; this is encoded by the coding sequence ATGGATTCGAAAGTATTGGACGTTCTCAAGGATCGTGTGCTTGAACTCGGGCCGAAACCCGATGCAAGCGGCCCTTATCGTAACTTCAAGCTGACGCGCGACGCCGACGGCGTGGCGTGGGTGCTGTTCGACCGCGCCGATTCCAGCGCCAACACGCTGTCGTCGGAGGTGATGGAGGAGTTCGGCGCGATCGTGAGCGTGCTGGAAAGCCAGCCGCCCGTCGGCGTCGTGATCCGCTCGGCGAAGACGTCCGGTTTCATCGCCGGCGCCGATGTCAACGAGTTCCGCGGCGCCGCCGATCCGGGCGAGGTCGAAACGACGATCGGCCGCGCGCACGGCATCATCGACCGGCTGGAAGCGCTGAAGATTCCGAGCGTCGCCGTGATCCACGGCTTCTGCCTCGGCGGCGGGCTCGAACTGGCGCTGGCGTGCCGGACGAGGATCGCCATCGACAATGCGCGGTTCGGTTTCCCGGAAGTGATGCTCGGGCTGCATCCCGGACTCGGCGGCACCGCACGGTTCACCAGACTGGTCAATCCGATGCAGGCGATGACGCTGATGCTGACCGGCAAGACCGTCGACGCGCGGAAAGCGCGTGCGCTCGGCCTTGTCGACGCCGTGACCCAGGAGCGCCACGTCCGCAACGCGGTGAAAGATGTGGTGGCCGGCCGGCTGAAGCGCGGCGGACCAAGTGCGCTCAATCGGCTGCTTAACGTCGGTCCCGTTCGCGGCTTTCTCAGCAAGCGGATGCGCCAGGAGGCGGAGAAGGCCGCACCGCAAGAGCATTATCCGGCCCCCTATGCGCTGATCGATCTCTGGGAGAAGCATGGCGGCAGCAAGGCCGCGATGCTTGCGGCCGAAAAGCGTTCCTTCGCCGGCCTGATGGTGACGTCGACGGCGCAGAACCTGATCCGGGTGTTCTTCCTGCGCGAGCAGATGAAGAAGCTCGCCGGCGGCGGCAATGTCGTGAAGCATCTGCACGTCATCGGCGCCGGCGCCATGGGCGGCGACATCGCCGCGTGGTGCGCGCATCAGGACATCCGGGTGACGCTCGCGGACATGAAGCCGGAGCCGATCGCCGGCGCGATGAAGCGCGCATCCGGCCTCTACGGCAAGATCGCCCGCAAGCGCACCGGGATCCGCGACGCGCTCGACCGCCTGATGCCCGATCTCAACGGCGAGGGCGTGCGCAATGCCGATCTCATCATCGAGGCGGTGCCCGAAAAGCTCGACCTGAAGCAGAAGGTCTATGCCGGTATCGAGCCGAGGATGAAGCCGGGCGCGATCCTCGCCACCAACACCTCGAGCATTCCGCTGCAGGAACTGCGCACCACGCTGCAGCATCCGGAGCGGCTGGTGGGTTTGCACTTCTTCAATCCGGTGTCGCGACTGCAACTGGTCGAGGTAGTCAGCCACGATGCCGCCGACCCGCAGGTGTTGAAAGAGGCAATGGCATTCGTCGGCGCCATCGACCGGCTGCCGCTGCCGGTGCAAAGCTCGTCGGGTTTCCTCGTCAACCGCGCGCTGACGCCGTACATGCTCGAAGCCATGGTCATGCTCGACGAGAAGATCGACAAGACCGTGATCGATGCCGCGGCGGAAAAATTCGGTATGCCGATGGGGCCGATCGAACTCGCCGACCAGGTCGGGCTGGACATCTGCCTCGCTGTCGGCGACGAACTGCGTTCGAAGTTCGGTGAAGCTCTTCCTCAGCCACCGGACTGGCTGCGCGAAAAGGTGACGAAGGGAGAACTCGGCCGCAAGACCGGCAAGGGTTTTTATACGTGGCGCGACGGCAAGGCCGACAAGGGCACCGCGAGCAGGTCGCAGGTCACGCCGGAAATGATCGACCGCCTGGTGCTGCCGATGTCGAACGTCTGCGTCGCGTGCCTGCGCGAAGGCATCGTCGACGATCCCGATCTGGTCGATGGTGCGATGATCTTCGGCACCGGCTACGCGCCGTTCCGCGGCGGCCCGCTGAACTATGCGCGCACCCGTGGCGCGGAGAATGTCGCCGCCAACTTGCGCGCGCTTGCGGAAAAATTCGGCGTCCGTTTTGCGCCGGACCCCGGCTGGGATACGTTCAAGTGA
- a CDS encoding TetR family transcriptional regulator, with protein MAMVTDNTEADTRHRILVVAEKLFREIGYQKTTVADIAKVLRMSPANVYRFFDSKKAIHHGVARRLMGEVEDAAQAIGAAPGPAAQRLRELLSTIHHMNSERYVGDSKLHEMVAIAMEENWDVCKAHMEDIAATIGEVIAQGAADGEFEAPDVLLASLCTCTAMMRFFHPQMIAQCVDKPGPTLDQMIDFVLAGLAPRGGARK; from the coding sequence ATGGCGATGGTTACAGACAACACCGAGGCTGATACGCGCCACCGGATTCTGGTGGTGGCGGAGAAGCTGTTCCGCGAGATCGGCTATCAGAAGACCACCGTCGCCGATATCGCGAAAGTGCTGCGGATGTCGCCCGCCAACGTCTATCGCTTTTTCGATTCGAAGAAGGCGATCCACCATGGCGTGGCGCGGCGGCTGATGGGCGAGGTCGAGGACGCGGCGCAGGCGATCGGGGCCGCGCCCGGTCCGGCCGCGCAGCGGCTGCGAGAATTGCTGTCGACCATCCATCACATGAACAGCGAGCGCTATGTCGGCGATTCCAAGCTTCACGAGATGGTCGCCATCGCCATGGAAGAAAACTGGGATGTCTGCAAGGCGCACATGGAAGATATCGCCGCGACCATCGGCGAGGTGATTGCCCAGGGCGCGGCGGACGGCGAGTTCGAGGCGCCGGACGTGCTGCTGGCGTCGCTGTGTACGTGCACGGCGATGATGCGTTTTTTCCATCCGCAGATGATCGCGCAATGCGTCGACAAGCCGGGGCCGACGCTCGATCAGATGATCGATTTCGTGCTTGCCGGTCTTGCGCCGCGCGGCGGGGCGCGCAAATAG